A stretch of the Vulcanisaeta souniana JCM 11219 genome encodes the following:
- a CDS encoding nitrate reductase subunit alpha has protein sequence MPRANFIKEIFRHFLPRERFNSGWSEVDNADRAWEDLYRNRWQFDKVVRSTHGVNCTGSCSWRVYVKDGIVVWEHQAVDYPTNGPNMPEYEPRGCPRGASFSWYIYSPLRIKHPYVRGELMRLWREAMSKFGDPIKAWEYIVTNPELASKYKSARGKGGFVRASWDEVLELISAALIYTIRTYGPDRIFGFTPIPAMSMVSFSSGSRFLELIGGVMLSFYDWYADLPIASPQVWGEQTDVHESADWFNSMYIIVWGTNIAMTRTPDAHFLAEARYRGTKVVVVTTDYTDVTKFADLWIAPRPGTDAALAMSMIHVILKEFYVDRQVDYFINYVKRYTDLPFLVVLERSGDSYIPGRFLRASDLGLNVPNAEWKTVALDLNTKQLAIPNGSIGFRWSNEGKWNLKLEDSITGKPIDPALTLLGMHDDAVLVQTYVFDDKGPIPIIRGVPVKRLSIGGKDLLVTTVYDLLLAHVGVNRGLPGDYPLSYDDPKPFTPAWQEVITGVDRRVAIRVAREFARNAELTGGRSMVIVGSGINHWYHSDLIYRAIITMLMLLGTIGVNGGGWAHYVGQEKVRPLDSWSHIAFAQDWVRPPRLQNTTSWSYIHSDQYRYEDLSMGKVAVNPEYEHPVDYNVIAVKNGWLPFYPQFSINPIRLYDEATKAGARSDEEVIKYVKEGLTRGNIRFAVEDPDAPENFPRVLFMWRANFLASSGKGHEYVLKHLLGTDNSVMAKEGLIKPKLVNWREPAPIGKLDLVATIDFRMSTSALYSDIVLPAATWYEKNDLSTTDLHPFIHPFNQAIPPPWETKADWDIFVALAKKFSEMACKYLGKVKDVVAVPLLHDTPGELGNRSGPNIVIVERDYCDVYHKMITLGPLIKDSIGAKGITWSAREEHEGVGRLNGIDEHGHPLLVRDYQIAEAILHLSSTTNGEASYKAYKALSDRVGIDLTHIAENQREVVIHFSDLSYQPRRVLRTPIWSGKESEERPYTPFALNVEDLVPWRTLTGRQHVYLDHEWIIEFGEQLPTYKPPVAQVPFNSGEGPSISGKYLVARYLTPHGKWQIHSTYMDNQIMLTLFRGGPVIWINSDDAREMGIKDNDWVEVINRNGVIVARAVTSIRVPRGTVIMYHAQERTVNVGKSKLTNRPGGTHNSATRVRVKPTHMIGGYAQLSWAVNYYGPVGTQRDEVVIIRRLG, from the coding sequence ATGCCTAGGGCTAACTTCATTAAGGAAATCTTTAGGCATTTCTTACCCAGGGAGAGATTTAATAGCGGCTGGAGCGAGGTTGATAATGCTGATAGGGCTTGGGAGGACCTTTATAGGAATCGCTGGCAATTCGATAAGGTTGTTAGGTCCACACATGGCGTTAATTGCACTGGCTCCTGTAGTTGGAGGGTCTATGTTAAGGATGGTATAGTGGTTTGGGAGCATCAGGCGGTTGATTACCCGACCAATGGCCCCAACATGCCTGAGTATGAACCGAGGGGCTGTCCAAGGGGTGCTTCGTTCTCATGGTACATATATAGTCCATTGCGTATTAAGCATCCATATGTTAGGGGCGAGCTCATGAGGCTGTGGAGGGAGGCTATGTCTAAGTTTGGTGATCCCATAAAGGCTTGGGAATACATAGTCACTAATCCTGAATTGGCAAGTAAGTATAAATCCGCCAGGGGTAAGGGAGGCTTCGTTAGGGCTTCCTGGGATGAAGTCCTTGAATTAATATCAGCCGCGCTCATATACACCATAAGGACCTATGGGCCTGATAGGATATTTGGCTTCACGCCAATACCCGCAATGTCCATGGTAAGCTTCTCATCTGGATCGAGGTTCCTTGAATTAATAGGTGGTGTAATGCTGAGCTTTTACGATTGGTACGCAGACCTACCCATAGCTTCGCCCCAGGTATGGGGTGAGCAGACCGATGTTCATGAGAGCGCTGATTGGTTCAACTCAATGTACATAATAGTTTGGGGTACGAACATAGCCATGACGAGGACCCCAGACGCTCACTTCCTAGCTGAGGCCAGGTATAGAGGTACGAAGGTGGTTGTTGTGACCACGGATTATACCGACGTTACAAAATTCGCAGACTTATGGATAGCGCCCAGGCCAGGCACTGATGCTGCCTTGGCTATGTCGATGATTCACGTCATATTGAAGGAGTTCTACGTGGATAGGCAGGTGGATTACTTCATAAACTACGTTAAGAGGTATACAGACTTACCGTTCTTAGTAGTATTAGAGAGAAGTGGAGATTCCTACATACCGGGTAGGTTCCTGAGGGCTTCAGACTTAGGACTGAATGTACCAAATGCGGAGTGGAAGACCGTAGCCCTCGACTTAAATACTAAGCAGTTAGCCATCCCCAATGGTAGTATTGGATTTAGGTGGAGTAATGAGGGTAAGTGGAACCTTAAGCTCGAGGACTCAATAACGGGTAAACCCATAGATCCTGCGTTAACATTATTGGGCATGCATGATGATGCAGTATTGGTTCAGACCTACGTTTTTGATGATAAGGGGCCAATACCTATCATCAGGGGAGTTCCCGTTAAGAGATTGAGTATTGGTGGTAAGGACTTACTGGTCACGACTGTCTACGACTTATTGCTTGCCCATGTAGGCGTCAACAGGGGCTTACCTGGTGATTATCCATTAAGTTATGATGATCCTAAGCCATTTACGCCGGCCTGGCAGGAGGTGATAACGGGTGTTGATAGGAGGGTTGCAATTAGGGTTGCAAGGGAATTCGCTAGGAATGCTGAGTTGACTGGGGGTAGGTCTATGGTCATCGTAGGCTCAGGCATTAACCATTGGTACCACTCAGACCTCATCTACAGGGCGATAATAACAATGCTTATGCTGCTCGGAACCATAGGTGTTAATGGAGGTGGCTGGGCGCACTACGTGGGTCAGGAGAAGGTTAGGCCCCTTGATTCCTGGTCCCACATAGCCTTCGCCCAGGATTGGGTTAGACCACCAAGGCTCCAGAATACCACGTCATGGTCCTACATACATAGTGACCAGTATAGGTATGAGGACCTAAGCATGGGTAAGGTTGCCGTTAACCCCGAGTATGAGCATCCAGTGGACTATAACGTTATTGCGGTCAAGAATGGGTGGCTACCATTCTATCCGCAGTTCAGCATCAATCCAATAAGACTCTACGATGAAGCCACTAAGGCTGGGGCAAGGAGTGATGAGGAGGTTATTAAGTACGTAAAGGAAGGACTTACGAGGGGTAACATAAGGTTCGCTGTTGAGGATCCCGACGCACCGGAAAACTTCCCAAGGGTATTATTCATGTGGAGGGCTAACTTCCTCGCCTCGAGCGGTAAGGGTCATGAGTACGTACTCAAGCACCTACTAGGCACAGATAACTCGGTGATGGCTAAGGAGGGATTGATAAAGCCTAAGCTCGTCAATTGGCGTGAACCCGCACCCATAGGAAAGCTTGACTTAGTGGCCACGATTGACTTCAGGATGAGCACATCAGCGCTATACTCAGACATAGTGCTACCTGCGGCGACCTGGTATGAGAAGAATGACCTAAGCACCACGGACCTACATCCGTTTATACACCCATTTAACCAGGCCATACCACCACCCTGGGAGACTAAGGCTGATTGGGACATATTCGTGGCGTTAGCCAAGAAATTCAGTGAGATGGCGTGCAAATACCTAGGCAAGGTCAAGGATGTGGTTGCCGTACCGTTACTGCACGACACGCCTGGCGAACTGGGCAATAGGTCTGGCCCGAACATTGTTATCGTTGAGCGTGATTACTGCGATGTATACCATAAGATGATCACGCTCGGTCCCCTAATTAAGGATTCAATAGGTGCTAAGGGTATTACGTGGAGTGCCAGGGAGGAGCATGAGGGAGTCGGTAGACTTAACGGGATTGACGAGCACGGTCACCCACTATTGGTTAGGGATTATCAGATTGCTGAGGCGATACTGCATTTATCTAGTACTACTAATGGCGAGGCATCGTATAAGGCATACAAGGCGCTTAGTGATAGGGTTGGTATTGACTTAACGCATATTGCGGAAAATCAAAGGGAGGTGGTGATACACTTCAGTGATCTATCCTACCAGCCAAGGAGAGTGTTAAGGACACCCATTTGGAGCGGTAAGGAATCTGAGGAGAGGCCATACACGCCATTTGCATTAAATGTGGAGGACTTAGTGCCTTGGAGAACGTTGACGGGTAGGCAGCACGTGTACCTAGATCATGAGTGGATCATAGAGTTTGGGGAGCAGCTACCGACGTATAAACCCCCCGTTGCCCAGGTACCGTTTAATAGCGGTGAGGGACCTAGCATTAGTGGTAAGTACTTGGTTGCACGTTACTTGACGCCGCATGGTAAGTGGCAGATACACTCAACATACATGGATAATCAAATAATGCTAACACTATTTAGAGGGGGTCCCGTTATTTGGATTAATAGCGATGATGCCAGGGAGATGGGTATTAAGGATAATGATTGGGTCGAGGTAATTAATAGAAATGGTGTAATCGTGGCTAGGGCTGTCACGTCGATAAGAGTTCCGAGGGGTACCGTGATCATGTATCATGCCCAGGAGAGGACTGTGAATGTCGGTAAGTCCAAACTGACTAATAGGCCGGGTGGTACCCATAACAGCGCCACTAGGGTTAGGGTTAAGCCGACACACATGATCGGTGGTTATGCCCAATTAAGTTGGGCGGTTAATTACTACGGCCCGGTCGGTACCCAGAGAGATGAGGTTGTGATAATTAGGAGGTTGGGGTGA
- a CDS encoding hemerythrin domain-containing protein, with protein sequence MVIRVNTAYVIDNLIKDHDVILESLKVLYKIVNNDNSDARDLEFLIRFFDAFIDKCHHAKEEYILFPSLNLRLFPFEGSPVYVMVTEHGIARYLIRISEELLRMWIDNKDEGARQALIDHLKLLADHLTQHIKKENDVLFPGSLALDTLESSRTIEDIENETGHEKWVMEINELKKKYGIT encoded by the coding sequence ATGGTTATTAGGGTTAATACCGCGTATGTGATTGATAATTTAATTAAGGATCATGATGTTATCCTTGAGTCACTTAAAGTCCTTTATAAGATAGTGAATAACGATAACTCTGACGCCAGGGACCTTGAGTTTTTAATAAGGTTCTTTGATGCATTTATTGATAAGTGCCATCATGCTAAGGAGGAGTACATATTGTTCCCATCATTAAACCTAAGGTTATTTCCATTTGAGGGTAGTCCTGTTTATGTCATGGTTACTGAGCACGGCATTGCCAGGTACTTGATAAGGATAAGTGAGGAATTACTCAGGATGTGGATTGATAATAAGGATGAAGGTGCAAGGCAGGCATTAATAGATCATTTAAAGCTCCTTGCAGACCACCTCACACAGCATATTAAGAAGGAGAATGACGTGTTATTCCCTGGGTCACTGGCATTGGATACGCTAGAGAGTTCGAGAACCATTGAGGATATTGAGAATGAGACAGGGCATGAGAAGTGGGTTATGGAGATCAATGAGTTAAAGAAAAAGTACGGCATCACCTAA
- a CDS encoding indolepyruvate ferredoxin oxidoreductase subunit alpha gives MAQRKPAEELRKYIRVIDDQDICIGCGACVSVCPYQAWELDENGKARLIWDLCYDDFSCIPVCPVNCIWKTPESPETARKKDGWYRFSHELTPEEQKVFEEWAQKYGITGKPAKTS, from the coding sequence ATGGCTCAGAGAAAGCCTGCTGAGGAGCTAAGGAAGTACATAAGGGTTATCGATGATCAGGACATATGTATTGGCTGTGGTGCGTGCGTAAGTGTGTGCCCATACCAGGCATGGGAGCTTGATGAGAATGGTAAGGCAAGGCTAATATGGGACCTATGTTATGATGATTTCTCCTGCATACCCGTATGCCCAGTGAACTGCATATGGAAGACTCCCGAATCACCTGAGACCGCGAGGAAGAAGGATGGGTGGTATAGGTTCAGTCATGAGTTAACGCCAGAGGAGCAAAAGGTATTTGAGGAGTGGGCTCAGAAGTACGGGATAACAGGTAAACCAGCCAAAACATCATGA
- a CDS encoding DMT family transporter, translating into MIIEDLPALSTAIIWAWASIMYGDFMKRMHPLTVNFLRMLYTSVILLIPAMVLGLNYGAIWGSLSGLLSLVIGDSLYLFSINYSGVSIAAPASYTYIPLTVLFAVFLGEPLTITKLMASILLIPGVYLLSRGGGSRREIKGLFLGLSAAVAWSAGQTMIKIADTAGLNPISIAFTRVAAAGIVLFVVNRLMGSNIAKAVRGTVRGYLPIIAVLDLGLGVALFALSMDLIGLGLTVILTGTMPLIAQAMSSTMGRERFSILKFLGALIIVVAIILVMLS; encoded by the coding sequence TGGGCATCAATAATGTATGGAGACTTCATGAAGAGGATGCACCCATTAACAGTGAACTTCCTCAGGATGCTCTACACCTCAGTAATACTCCTAATTCCAGCAATGGTGCTGGGGCTTAACTACGGAGCCATATGGGGCTCACTGAGCGGCTTGCTTTCACTCGTCATTGGCGACTCACTATACCTATTCTCAATAAACTACTCAGGCGTCTCAATAGCCGCACCGGCATCCTACACCTACATACCATTAACAGTGTTATTCGCGGTATTCCTAGGCGAACCACTGACAATAACGAAGCTAATGGCCAGCATACTATTAATACCCGGCGTCTACCTACTATCCCGCGGTGGTGGTTCAAGGAGGGAGATTAAGGGTTTGTTCCTCGGGCTCTCCGCGGCCGTTGCATGGTCGGCGGGCCAAACAATGATTAAGATCGCCGATACTGCTGGGTTAAATCCCATTTCCATAGCCTTCACGAGGGTTGCAGCGGCCGGTATCGTACTATTCGTGGTTAATCGCCTCATGGGAAGTAACATTGCTAAGGCCGTTAGGGGGACGGTACGTGGTTACCTACCCATCATAGCCGTGCTTGACCTGGGCCTTGGTGTTGCCCTGTTTGCCCTTTCAATGGATTTAATAGGCCTTGGGCTTACTGTGATACTGACGGGCACCATGCCATTGATAGCCCAGGCCATGTCGAGCACCATGGGCAGGGAGAGATTCAGCATTCTTAAGTTCCTCGGCGCACTAATAATAGTAGTGGCAATAATACTAGTGATGTTAAGTTAG
- the narJ gene encoding nitrate reductase molybdenum cofactor assembly chaperone, protein MNRQSILELIADLLEYPTAKLISDLKLMSVNDGYGIGEIEIFIREVLSRDLYYLQEIYVETFDMSSKTNLYLSYHVYGDRSKRGLFLASLMELYNKYGFNYNRNELPDYIPTILRFIAKCNNKCIKDTQFKHLISVLSDAIDKIRKNMPQENPYIHLLNAVKIMLSEIER, encoded by the coding sequence ATGAATAGGCAGTCAATCCTTGAATTAATCGCGGACCTGCTCGAATACCCAACGGCTAAGTTAATTAGCGATTTAAAATTAATGAGCGTCAATGATGGTTATGGTATTGGGGAGATTGAAATCTTCATAAGGGAGGTATTAAGCCGTGATCTTTACTATTTGCAAGAAATTTACGTGGAAACCTTCGACATGTCAAGTAAAACTAACCTTTACCTATCATACCACGTTTACGGTGATAGAAGTAAGAGGGGTTTATTCCTGGCAAGCTTAATGGAGCTTTACAATAAGTATGGATTTAATTATAACAGGAATGAATTACCCGACTACATACCAACAATACTTAGGTTCATAGCCAAATGCAACAATAAATGCATAAAGGATACCCAGTTCAAGCATTTAATAAGTGTATTAAGCGATGCCATTGATAAAATAAGGAAGAACATGCCCCAGGAAAATCCTTACATCCACCTTCTCAATGCCGTGAAGATCATGCTAAGTGAAATTGAGAGATGA
- a CDS encoding DUF2250 domain-containing protein, which translates to MDGLTNKDIAVLMHLKRANVDYGKSIAINTGIPLEEVLQILDKLESMGLIERVRGGKTLKRSVAKFKLSNEVRKHHVYYRLSRRGELLVRSLRRGNKAQGT; encoded by the coding sequence ATGGATGGACTCACGAATAAGGACATTGCCGTACTTATGCACCTGAAGAGGGCTAATGTGGATTATGGTAAGTCAATAGCCATTAACACGGGTATTCCGCTCGAGGAGGTGTTGCAGATTCTCGATAAGCTTGAGTCGATGGGCTTAATTGAGAGGGTCAGGGGTGGTAAGACGCTCAAGAGGAGTGTTGCCAAGTTTAAGCTTAGTAATGAAGTTCGTAAGCACCACGTTTACTACAGGCTCTCAAGGCGCGGTGAGTTACTGGTTAGGAGCCTTAGGAGAGGCAACAAAGCCCAGGGAACCTAG
- the narI gene encoding respiratory nitrate reductase subunit gamma: MPSPLDEVLWVSLPYIVIVVFIGGHVYRYAVDQYAWASKSSELLEKRWLNMGSQLFHWGILIVILGHIVGLLVPPGVTQAMGITTEEYHRVAIVLGGASGLVAYLGAWILLLRRLLITRVRRTSDATDFLVLILIIVTMTLGLYNTLIYDVFVHPFPYRSTIGAWLRSVLTLQPNPNYMVDVPITFQLHIVFAYILFLVWPFTRLVHVWSYPIFYLRRAWIIYRRARRPEVVVHA, from the coding sequence ATGCCGTCTCCCCTCGATGAGGTTCTTTGGGTTTCCCTGCCCTACATAGTCATTGTAGTATTTATTGGTGGTCATGTTTACAGGTATGCAGTTGATCAATATGCCTGGGCCTCCAAATCCAGTGAGTTACTTGAGAAGCGTTGGTTAAACATGGGGTCCCAACTCTTTCATTGGGGTATACTTATCGTAATCCTAGGCCATATAGTGGGTTTATTGGTACCTCCAGGCGTCACTCAAGCCATGGGCATAACTACCGAGGAGTACCATAGAGTGGCTATAGTCCTTGGTGGCGCCTCCGGGCTTGTGGCTTATCTTGGTGCTTGGATCCTCCTCTTAAGGCGACTCTTGATAACTAGAGTTAGGAGGACTAGTGATGCAACGGACTTCCTCGTATTAATATTAATAATAGTGACGATGACCCTTGGATTATACAATACATTGATATATGATGTGTTCGTACATCCATTCCCCTATAGGTCAACGATAGGTGCATGGTTAAGATCGGTACTTACCCTACAGCCTAACCCTAATTATATGGTTGATGTTCCAATAACATTTCAATTACATATAGTCTTTGCCTACATACTATTCCTCGTATGGCCATTCACAAGGCTTGTCCATGTCTGGAGTTACCCAATATTCTACCTTAGGAGGGCCTGGATAATATATAGGAGGGCCAGAAGGCCGGAGGTGGTGGTGCATGCCTAG
- a CDS encoding MFS transporter, with protein MPKREEVLKRYGIRGSPTTGLIAGTIAFFAGFAAVALFGITVHTVAPLLHLNIIEVGWLVAIPLVTGALLRIPFGALVDNVGGRRIILTQLIIAIIGMIGLILTLHAILTHSIGSSILGYALLMLFGAVAGTGISTFASGIAYVSYWFPQRRQGYALGAYAGFGNAAPGIFTAILPYALAGLGLIGAYTAWAVFLVIMTAVFTIIGYDAYYFQLVKRVGHNEAERLAKELGEELIPSGSAIRSLSESARIWRTWLLVIMYFISFGGFEALTEWLPTYWTNYLSLGIAMAGFMTGVVYSLITALMRVPGGWFSDKWSGERVAIISYIILVIGSIIMMLSHNFALSTVGTIVMAIGMGIANAAVFKLVPKYVPEAVGGATGWVGGLGSAGGLLIPPAMATFVAIYGHVGYALGFMIYTVFGSLSIIFAIILYWHEHKHK; from the coding sequence ATGCCTAAGCGCGAAGAGGTATTGAAGAGGTATGGCATTCGTGGAAGTCCCACTACAGGCCTTATAGCTGGTACCATAGCATTCTTCGCAGGATTTGCTGCGGTTGCACTATTTGGTATAACGGTGCATACCGTGGCACCATTACTGCATTTAAACATTATTGAGGTCGGTTGGTTAGTGGCTATACCATTGGTAACCGGTGCCCTACTTAGGATACCCTTTGGTGCGCTCGTTGATAATGTGGGTGGTAGGAGGATCATACTAACGCAGTTAATCATTGCCATAATAGGCATGATTGGCTTAATACTAACCCTGCACGCCATATTAACGCACTCCATAGGATCAAGCATACTGGGTTATGCCCTACTCATGCTATTTGGCGCCGTTGCCGGCACGGGAATATCAACATTCGCATCGGGCATAGCATACGTATCTTACTGGTTCCCACAAAGACGACAAGGCTACGCCCTCGGAGCCTATGCAGGGTTTGGTAATGCGGCGCCGGGAATATTCACGGCAATACTGCCATATGCCTTAGCAGGCCTTGGGTTAATTGGCGCGTATACCGCGTGGGCGGTGTTCCTAGTAATAATGACTGCGGTATTTACCATCATAGGTTATGACGCCTACTACTTCCAATTAGTAAAGAGGGTTGGTCATAATGAGGCTGAGCGCCTAGCCAAGGAGCTGGGGGAGGAATTAATACCAAGCGGCTCTGCAATTAGGAGCCTGAGTGAGTCGGCCAGGATTTGGCGTACGTGGTTACTAGTCATAATGTACTTCATATCCTTCGGTGGCTTTGAGGCATTAACAGAGTGGTTACCAACGTACTGGACTAATTACTTATCGTTGGGTATTGCCATGGCGGGCTTTATGACGGGCGTAGTATACTCATTAATCACGGCATTAATGAGGGTACCCGGCGGCTGGTTTAGCGATAAATGGAGTGGTGAGAGGGTAGCGATTATCTCCTACATAATCCTGGTTATTGGAAGTATAATCATGATGTTGAGCCATAACTTCGCCCTTAGCACCGTAGGGACTATAGTAATGGCCATCGGCATGGGCATCGCGAATGCAGCAGTATTTAAACTCGTACCTAAGTACGTCCCAGAGGCTGTTGGCGGTGCCACCGGCTGGGTCGGGGGCTTAGGCTCGGCGGGTGGCTTACTGATACCGCCGGCTATGGCTACCTTCGTCGCAATATATGGCCATGTTGGTTATGCATTAGGCTTCATGATATATACGGTATTTGGCTCACTCTCAATAATCTTTGCAATAATACTTTATTGGCATGAGCACAAACATAAATAA
- the narH gene encoding nitrate reductase subunit beta yields the protein MRVLAHISMVMNLDKCIGCHTCSITCKNTWTNRLGAEYMWWNNVETRPGVGYPRRWEDQERYKGGWELRNGRLRLRIGGKISRLLRIFYNPYLPTIDDYYEPWTYDYERLIEAEQGEQPVAKPRSLITGDEVEVRWGPNWDDDLAGSLEIASQDPNLASLEEEIKLEFERTFMFYLPRICNHCLNAPCVAACPSGAIYKREEDGIVLVDQGRCRGWRFCVSACPYKKVYFNWQTHKAEKCTFCYPRIENGLPTVCSETCVGRIRYIGILLYDADSVLKAASEPDPKKLVDAQLSIILDPSDPEVMKLAKDNGIWDDWIEAAQRSPTYKLVKKWRIAFPLHPEYRTMPMVFYVPPLSPVLRLFSGEELGEVAPEDVFPKIDSLRIPIKYLASMFTAGNEELIRNALKKLLAMRIYMRSLELKSPNKDALKEVGLTEQDALEMYRLLAIAKYEDRFVIPKSHKENMLNAYSEQGMCGYDQFKEAVPELRNQFISNGKIKIRISRKAFNE from the coding sequence ATGAGGGTCCTGGCCCACATCTCCATGGTCATGAACCTCGATAAGTGCATTGGCTGCCATACGTGTAGTATAACGTGCAAGAATACCTGGACTAATAGACTGGGTGCGGAGTACATGTGGTGGAATAATGTCGAGACAAGGCCAGGTGTTGGGTATCCGAGGCGTTGGGAGGATCAGGAGAGATATAAGGGTGGTTGGGAGTTGAGAAATGGAAGGCTTAGGCTTAGGATTGGCGGTAAGATTTCAAGATTGCTGAGGATATTCTATAACCCATACCTACCCACTATTGATGATTATTACGAGCCTTGGACCTATGATTATGAACGACTAATAGAGGCTGAACAGGGTGAACAACCTGTTGCCAAGCCAAGGTCATTAATAACAGGTGATGAAGTGGAGGTTAGATGGGGTCCTAATTGGGATGATGACCTTGCCGGTTCACTGGAAATAGCGTCCCAAGACCCTAACTTGGCAAGTCTTGAGGAGGAGATTAAACTTGAGTTTGAAAGGACGTTCATGTTTTACCTGCCTAGGATATGCAATCATTGCCTTAACGCGCCATGCGTTGCGGCATGCCCGTCAGGCGCCATCTATAAGAGGGAGGAGGATGGCATTGTGCTTGTTGACCAGGGAAGATGCCGCGGTTGGAGATTCTGCGTATCGGCATGCCCGTACAAAAAGGTATACTTTAATTGGCAGACTCATAAGGCTGAGAAGTGCACATTCTGCTACCCAAGGATTGAGAATGGACTACCTACGGTATGCTCGGAAACATGTGTTGGCAGGATTAGGTATATTGGAATATTGCTTTATGATGCCGATTCCGTACTGAAGGCGGCCTCTGAACCTGACCCAAAGAAATTGGTGGATGCTCAATTATCGATAATACTTGATCCAAGTGATCCGGAGGTTATGAAGTTGGCTAAGGATAATGGTATTTGGGATGATTGGATAGAGGCTGCCCAAAGATCACCAACCTATAAGCTCGTTAAAAAGTGGCGCATAGCCTTCCCACTACACCCGGAGTATAGGACCATGCCCATGGTATTTTACGTACCACCACTAAGCCCCGTGCTCAGGCTGTTTAGTGGTGAGGAGTTGGGTGAGGTAGCGCCGGAGGATGTATTTCCGAAAATTGATTCATTAAGGATACCCATTAAGTACTTAGCGAGCATGTTTACTGCGGGCAATGAGGAGTTAATACGTAATGCCCTTAAGAAGTTATTGGCGATGAGGATCTACATGAGGAGCCTTGAGCTTAAAAGCCCTAATAAGGATGCGCTTAAGGAGGTTGGATTAACGGAGCAAGACGCACTTGAAATGTATAGGCTGTTGGCTATTGCTAAGTATGAGGATAGGTTCGTAATACCTAAGTCACATAAGGAGAACATGCTTAATGCCTATTCGGAGCAGGGTATGTGTGGGTATGATCAGTTTAAGGAGGCTGTGCCTGAATTAAGAAATCAATTTATTAGTAATGGTAAGATAAAGATAAGAATCAGTAGGAAGGCCTTCAATGAATAG